A genomic window from Triticum urartu cultivar G1812 chromosome 7, Tu2.1, whole genome shotgun sequence includes:
- the LOC125522117 gene encoding peroxidase 45-like, with protein sequence MANLGWLASLAAAAVVVVALGSPFAAAQLRPGYYASTCPNLETIVRNSVRQSMAQSQISAAATLRLFFHDCAVRGCDASIMIVNSNGDDEWGSPDDQSLKPQGFQTVLDAKAAVDKDPQCRYKVSCADILALAARESVVQSGGPYYQVELGRYDGKVSTKSSVVLPHVDFNLDKLNAFFSGLGLSQTDMIALSGGHTMGAADCSFFQSRIGTDPTMDSGFAAQLRGTCTSSQSSAFLDPTPLGFDNSYYKNLQGGRGLLGSDQVLYTDPRSRGTVNYYASNQGTFFYDFTVAMTKLGRVGVKTAADGEIRRDCRYTN encoded by the exons ATGGCGAACCTTGGATGGTTagcctccctcgccgccgccgccgtcgttgTGGTGGCGCTCGGCTCGCCGTTCGCCGCCGCCCAGCTGAGGCCGGGGTACTACGCCAGCACCTGCCCCAACCTGGAGACCATTGTCCGGAACTCCGTCAGGCAGTCCATGGCCCAGTCCCAAATCTCGGCGGCCGCCACGCTCAGGCTCTTCTTCCATGACTGCGCCGTCAGG GGCTGTGACGCGTCGATCATGATCGTGAACTCGAACGGCGACGACGAGTGGGGGAGCCCGGACGACCAGTCGCTGAAGCCGCAGGGCTTCCAGACGGTCCTGGACGCCAAGGCCGCCGTCGACAAGGACCCGCAGTGCCGTTACAAGGTGTCCTGCGCCGACATACTCGCCCTCGCCGCTCGAGAGTCCGTCGTCCAGAGCGGAGGGCCATACTACCAGGTGGAGCTGGGCAGGTACGACGGGAAGGTCTCGACGAAGAGCAGCGTGGTGCTGCCGCACGTCGACTTCAACCTCGACAAGCTCAACGCCTTCTTCTCAGGCCTGGGACTCTCCCAGACCGACATGATCGCACTCTCAG GTGGCCACACCATGGGCGCGGCGGACTGCAGCTTCTTCCAGTCCAGGATCGGCACCGACCCGACCATGGACTCAGGCTTCGCGGCGCAGCTCCGGGGCACCTGCACCAGCAGCCAGAGCTCCGCGTTTCTCGACCCGACGCCGTTGGGATTCGACAACTCCTACTACAAAAACCTGCAGGGCGGCAGAGGCCTCCTGGGCTCCGACCAGGTGCTGTACACGGACCCAAGGTCACGCGGCACCGTCAACTACTACGCGTCCAACCAGGGTACCTTCTTCTACGACTTCACCGTCGCCATGACCAAGCTCGGCAGGGTCGGGGTCAAGACGGCGGCCGACGGCGAGATACGCCGCGACTGCCGGTACACGAATTAG